The nucleotide sequence ATTCACTCCGAGTGCGCTGGTCTGGGTATTTAATCCCATGATCTGCTCCCCGTGATCATTGATGGCCAGAACATCTCCTTTTGACTGTGTAATAAATGCAAATCCGCTCTGTGCCAGTTTCACATCACGGACGAGATCGACAATGTCTTCAAGTGAGAAATCCATTGCCGCAGCACCGGCAAATCCAGGCACTCCATTGGTTTCTGCCTGCCAGATGGGATGAAATAAGCTTACAATGGTGCCGCCGCCCGCCGCATCGAGATAAGGCGGTGTGGTTGTAATAATGCGACGGAGTTGCTCTGAGCTCATTACCTCGGCATTGGCCTTCCAGCAGGCGACAATCCCCGGGAAAAAATAATCCCAAAAATCCGCCGAGGTACTTCCCGGATAGTTTTTATCAAATTCCGAGGCCATATCACAATAGGGGGCCAACCGGAGAAAGGACTTCTGGTGCGGCCCGACCATGTACATATAAAGCTTGCTGGCGCCATTCTCTTTCATGGTTGGTAAAAGTAAATCCAGAACAGCACTTTCCTCGATGGCCTGCTGAACATCGGGTTTTACCGTTCCGTTGTCATTCAGCAACGGTTGCCATATCGTGACAACAGAACGCGCAGGGGCTGTATTCTGAACCCATAACGTTTCGTTGGATCGGACAGTCCCGGCCAGCGGGGATGAAAACATGGACATTTCGGCCAGACTCGATCCCAGCACGCTGGCATCATCCGGATTATCCGTCAGGGTCTGCATGACATCCGCAAGCATCTGTACCTCGGAAAAAGCCTGCTCCAAGGTCATGCGCGTTCGTTCGGCCACCGTTCGTATGTAATTTGAAAGATATTCGTGGCTGGCGTTCATCAACCCCTGTTGAATTTTTGCGGAGGCGTCATGTCCAAGCCGTGTAAAGTTATAAACGGCAAAGACTCCACTGAGAACCAGTGCCAGAACCACGCTTCCGGCCGCCACAAGAAAAAATTTAACCCGGAAACTGCGCCCCCATCCTCTGCCTATATTCACATCATTTTGTGTATGCATTAATACTTCCTGTCACTATTGTTTACCCTTGCGTCCGGAAGCTGCCCATATGGGCCATCCACCAAATCCCTTTTCGTGCGTAACGGCTCTTATGTGTGCTGCAAATCCTTCGTGTAGACGTTGGCAGTAGTTCTTGTCCTTTCCTGACTTCGCCGCAAGCTGTTCTACTACATAATGTTCCCAGCTGCGGATCACAGCGGCAAAATCTTCGCCAGACGTATTGCAGCTGGTCAGCATCAGCGGTTCAACACGAATATCCTCCAGTCCGGCTTCCACCATGTAACAGCGCATCTTGGGGCCAAATTCCAAATCCATACTCAGCTCACCGAACAGTCCGGACGCTTCCTGATAGGTCCATGCAATGGCGTCTGCACAGGGATAGCCAAAACACCGGGAGAACGTTTCGTTGAGTAAATAAACACGCCCGCCGGGTGCACAAATCCGAATCAGTTCGCGAAGGATGTGCTCCGGCTGATTAAAAATCTGTAAAGCCAGCCGGCACGCCACAAAGTCAAATCGATCATCTTCAAGCAGGAGATTCGACGCATCTCCGTATATAAATTCAAGCCCCGACAAACAGAATTCTTTAACCAAATAGCGGGCATAATCCAGCGATACCTGGGCATGATCCACTCCGATCACTTCTTTTGGTTCAAAATGCCGCGCGATTTGCGATGCAAAGGTGCCGATACCGCAGCAGATATCCGCCACTTTCATGTTTGGTGTCAACCCATGTCGCGGGAGTATATCCTTTTCCTGTTCCCATATGATTTTGGACTGAGTCTGTAAAACCGGAATGAACGATGCATCTTCAACCGCATCCTGCCCGGGATAAAAATCCTGATCATAAAGCAATACACTGAACCGTTCGCTCAAGCGGGGAATGATGCGGAATCTACGTGAAGCCCATGGAATGACACTGGAAATAATGATCTGTACTTCAAGCTCCGGTTGGTTGCAGCTGATCCACTTCAACACATCCAGAAAAGCCCTGAATGCCGGGGCATTGATCCGGAGAAGTCGTTTACAATTAATGAACAGTTTTCCTTTTACCGCTGAAGCAGCTCCTCGCATCAGCTCCTGATCCGCCGACGTGGCGGCAGCATCACGGGGAAGCCAGGTTCCGGCAAGAATCAGCTCCTGTCTCTGTTCTTCAAAAGATACGGTTGCAGCAGTAGATATCATTGCGATGCGTCCTCGTGTTTCAGTGCGCTATCCATATCCATCTGAACCATAAGGCAGATATGGGATTGCTGTGAACTGTCGGCAACAGACAAACGAACCCCGTAGTCAGCCGCAATTTCATAAAGACAGAGATCGTGAACGTCTCTGTCTGAAACCTGAAAAAGCATGGATTCATAAAGCTGAACGGGATCTTCCTGAGTGAGGCGATCAATCGTTTGCCTAAACAGACACTGCGTTTCTTCATCGGCGGCGAATTCCGCACATAGCGTTGTCGTCGAAGAGTTTTCACTCAACTGGAGCCCTAATTGACCGTATCCCGCATTGTGGCAGAAAATA is from Spartobacteria bacterium and encodes:
- a CDS encoding methyltransferase domain-containing protein — its product is MISTAATVSFEEQRQELILAGTWLPRDAAATSADQELMRGAASAVKGKLFINCKRLLRINAPAFRAFLDVLKWISCNQPELEVQIIISSVIPWASRRFRIIPRLSERFSVLLYDQDFYPGQDAVEDASFIPVLQTQSKIIWEQEKDILPRHGLTPNMKVADICCGIGTFASQIARHFEPKEVIGVDHAQVSLDYARYLVKEFCLSGLEFIYGDASNLLLEDDRFDFVACRLALQIFNQPEHILRELIRICAPGGRVYLLNETFSRCFGYPCADAIAWTYQEASGLFGELSMDLEFGPKMRCYMVEAGLEDIRVEPLMLTSCNTSGEDFAAVIRSWEHYVVEQLAAKSGKDKNYCQRLHEGFAAHIRAVTHEKGFGGWPIWAASGRKGKQ